The Miscanthus floridulus cultivar M001 chromosome 17, ASM1932011v1, whole genome shotgun sequence genome has a window encoding:
- the LOC136515653 gene encoding protein NRT1/ PTR FAMILY 5.1-like yields MLDSLLGLTELLQGMILITLAVSLKSLQPQCTPDGGCAAATRQQVAFFYGALYTMAIGAGGTKPNISTFGADQFDDFDAREREVKASFFNWWMFSSFTGGLVAVLVLVFVQENVGWGVGYTIPTVGLALSLLFYVGTPFYRHEPVQRDTAASPARLVGRVFSEAFVNRRRRLPSDAAELQEHETAWYTAAGKRRLHHTRAFRVLGRAALRSDTRRLLPCTVTEVEEVKLIIGMIVVWLSTLVPCTIWAQVNTLFVKQGTTLDRSMGGVRIPAASLGSFITISMLLSIPVYDRVLVPLVRRRTGNPRGITLLQRLGIGCAFQVLVVACAYLVEVRRMRVIRERSVHHAGDTVAMSIFWMLPQYVLLGVDDVFNSVGILEFFYYQSPDGMRSLGTTFFTSGLGVGNFLNSLLVTLVDRATRGRESAGKSWIGDNLNDSHLDYCHVFLLLLSVLNMALFVWVAMRYKYKREFLEVEHPESEIAGGQESGKLTEAPLTINGAQPPV; encoded by the coding sequence ATGTTAGACAGTTTGTTAGGACTGACGGAACTGTTGCAGGGAATGATTCTGATAACGCTGGCTGTATCGCTCAAGTCCCTCCAGCCGCAATGCACGCCGGACGGCGGCTGCGCGGCGGCGACGCGGCAGCAGGTGGCCTTCTTCTACGGGGCGCTCTACACCATGGCCATCGGAGCGGGCGGCACCAAACCCAACATCTCGACGTTCGGCGCGGATCAGTTCGACGACTTCGACGCGCGGGAGCGCGAGGTCAAGGCATCCTTCTTCAACTGGTGGATGTTCAGCTCCTTCACCGGCGGCCTTGTCGCCGTGCTCGTCCTCGTCTTCGTGCAGGAGAACGTCGGCTGGGGCGTCGGGTACACCATCCCCACCGTCGGCCTCGCCCTGTCCCTCCTCTTCTACGTGGGCACGCCGTTCTACCGGCACGAGCCCGTCCAGCGGGACACGGCAGCCAGCCCGGCGAGGCTGGTCGGCAGGGTGTTCAGCGAGGCGTTCGTGAACAGGAGGCGCCGGCTTCCCAGCGACGCTGCCGAGCTGCAGGAGCACGAGACCGCGTGGTACACCGCGGCGGGGAAGCGGCGGCTGCATCACACGCGGGCGTTCCGGGTCCTTGGCAGGGCGGCCCTGAGGTCTGACACGAGGCGGCTGCTGCCGTGCACGGTgaccgaggtggaggaggtgaagctGATTATCGGAATGATCGTGGTGTGGCTGTCGACGTTGGTGCCCTGCACGATCTGGGCGCAGGTGAACACCCTGTTCGTGAAGCAGGGCACCACGCTGGACCGCTCCATGGGCGGCGTGCGCATCCCGGCGGCGTCCCTGGGCAGCTTCATCACAATCTCGATGCTGCTCTCCATCCCGGTGTACGACCGCGTGCTGGTGCCGCTGGTCCGGCGCCGCACGGGCAACCCTCGCGGCATCACGCTCCTCCAGCGCTTGGGCATCGGGTGCGCGTTCCAGGTGCTGGTGGTGGCGTGCGCCTACCTCGTCGAAGTCCGGCGTATGCGCGTGATCCGGGAGCGGTCCGTCCACCACGCCGGCGACACCGTGGCGATGAGCATATTCTGGATGCTGCCGCAGTACGTGCTGCTGGGCGTGGACGACGTCTTCAACTCCGTGGGCATCCTCGAGTTCTTCTATTACCAGTCGCCGGACGGGATGCGGAGCCTGGGCACCACCTTCTTCACCAGCGGCCTCGGCGTCGGCAACTTCCTCAACAGCCTTCTTGTGACGCTCGTCGACCGTGCGACGAGGGGGCGGGAGAGCGCCGGCAAGAGCTGGATCGGCGACAACCTCAATGACTCCCACCTTGACTACTGCCACGTGTTCCTCCTGCTTCTGTCGGTGCTCAATATGGCTCTGTTCGTGTGGGTGGCGATGAGATACAAGTACAAGAGGGAGTTCCTGGAGGTCGAGCATCCGGAGTCGGAGATCGCCGGCGGCCAGGAGAGCGGCAAGTTAACGGAAGCGCCATTGACGATCAATGGTGCCCAGCCACCAGTGTGA